Genomic window (Mustela erminea isolate mMusErm1 chromosome X, mMusErm1.Pri, whole genome shotgun sequence):
CTTCTCCAACCCGTGAGAACGAACACAGAGAGGCCAAGAGTCACCTCAGAAAGGCAGCTTAGCTTTATTCTCTCAATGCCgatgcagggtgggggagggcggccTGTTTGCCTCCAGCTGAGGCTCTCTGAGTTACAGGGGCCCTGGGCCGGGCCTGGTCCACACTTGGCAGCGGGGTACAGAGCGGGTTCCCAGTCAGCCCAGTCGGCAGGGCCCGGCACTCGGGTCCAGGCCTCTCCTGCAGCTCACCATGGGTCTTTTCACCAAAACCTTCCCCCGCTGCTTATGCCTTAGCTCTCCCTCGGTCATCGGGGAAGTAAGTGGCCCCCAGGGCGGGCCACACAAGCCACATCGGAGGCTCCCCATCCCCACACCTCAAGAGCGGAGACCCCCAAGAACGCTGCTTCCTATTCTCCtatcctccccctccctcccctccccctgccccagccctcccgctcctcctcccccccccacctccttcccagccATCACTGGGGGTTCCACTTGCATCAGGCTGCCTGAAGGAGCtgccagcccccccaccccagcaggtccacaaaacaaaaagacaacaattGGCAAGcacagaaaagggggaaaaaacaaacccacaaaactcAGGGGTGCCTTTGTCTACAAATAACCAAGGCCTCCGGCAGGGGCGAGACTGTGCACAGCTTCAAAGCCCGGCATTCTCTTGTGCTTAGGACAGTCCTCTTGACCTCTGATTTCCAGCTGTACTTTTCCTGTCCCCAAGCACCCACGCTGAGAGCTCTGGGGGGTGCGCGTGTGCGTGCGTACATGTGCCTGGGCCTGTGTTGCGCACACATGGCCCACACGAAGCTGAAGGGGGGCCTGCGACAGGCCTGCCCCTGCACCATGCCTACTGTTGACGCGGTCGCCAAACTCGGAGAGCGGGAAGTAGCCGACAGAGAGAAGCGTCCCTTCTCCTGGGGGTTTCTCTCTGGTCACAAAGTCCTGTGCGCACGCACGGACACACACTAGATTCTAAGGGAGAGCAGGGAATGGGTGTCTTGGGAGGCTCACTGGAcctgggctggggcggggggcctGCCCCGGAGTGCGGCGGGGCTCAGACGGTGGTGACGGAGAGCAGAGGGTTGTAGACCCGCTTGCCATCAGCAGAGCGCGTGCCGTGGGCCAGCATCTCCTGGATGGTGATCCAGTTATCCAGGATCTTCTTGTTCCGCTTCTTCATGGTTTTGCGGTGGCTCAAGGCGATGATGTTGAGCTCAGCCTTGCTGTCGCCGTTCTGCTGCTCCCTCAGGCACTCCAGCCGGCTCTGCATCATGAACTCGCGCCGCTTCCGCTGCTCCCGCGCCCGGATCAGGTGCTGCTTCCGCTCCTCCTTGCTCCAGTAGCGGCCCATCTTCATCTCGCTCACCGCGTCGTCGTCCGTGGTCATGCCGCTGCGCTCCTCGCGGATCTTCAGGGCCCGAGCTTTGAGGAGGCGATCGCGCACGGGCCGCTTGGCCACATAGCGGGTCCCGTCGCTGCGCACCTTGACCTTCCACTCCATGCGGGGTGCTTCGGGGGCCACTGCGGCCCCGCCCACGCGAGGGCCTGCAGCCAGACTCAGGGGGCCCTGgcccagctcctccaggctgcGTGGCGGGGCCAGCTGTACGCAGCTGTGGTAGTGCTCGCCCTCCTGGCCCTGGCCGCGGTGGCGCCGAGACAGGTACGGGCTGCCTTCGGGACCCACGCGCTCCAGGGTCGCGCCCGTCTTGGGGCTTCGGCGGACACGCTCCTCCGCGTGCTGTCTCCTGCCCACCTCGGGATCCCGGGAAAGAGAGCGGAACTTGGCGGGGCTCCCCTGCAGGGGGGGTGCCTTGGGGTGGGCGCTGACCACGGGGCCGGAAGGGGTCCGGTTCAAGTTGGAGTTGCCGGCAGCAGCCCGCCGCAGGGGGCTCTCCGGCGAGGGCTCGGCGAGCAGTGGGGTGCTGCGGCAGCTCTCCCCAGTGTTGTAGGCGCTGGTGCTGTCCTTGTCCGACTTCTCGGGCAGCTCGGAGATGTCTGACAGCTCGTGCTTCTTGGGCTCCCCGGCAGCCAGGTCGTAGAGACTCTCCTCCTCCAGCAACCAGGCCTTCATGCAGCGCTCCCGCAGCTGCTGCATCTTCTGCGCCCGCAGGATGTTCCGGCACTTGAACTCCAGGTGCCGCAGCTCCTCCTCCAGCATGGCCATCTCGTGGCCCAGGCTCTCATTGCGGTTCACGTCCAGGGCGCTATTGCCACCCGCAGCACGGGGGAAGAGCAGGCCCGGCTGGTTGCCATTCTCCAGATGGCCCTTGATCTCCAGCAGCTCCCGGTAGCGCTCGTACTCCTCGTCGGTGAGGCCGGGGACGTCGCCTCcacccagccccgccccctctgccagCAGCGAGTCCATGCTGAAGTGCAGGTCCCGGCTCTTACGCAGGGCACCAGGGGTGTTGGCGGCACTGGCGGGCTCGTCCCCCAGAAGGTCGTGTTCGGAGCTCTCCTCGGTGCGGGTGCTCTCGTCAGTGCGGCCCACACCGCTGTCCAGCTCCTGGCTGTTGCTCAGACCCGTGCCCGCATCGGGGacccctttctcctcttcatGGCCGAGCTGGGGCAGAAAGAGGAGTCCCACTTGGTATGGGTCCCGCAGGCCAGGCTTGGGGTCAGAAGGGCCTTCGGGTCCAGCCCATCTGCCACATGCCCCAGCCCCCTGGCACCCCCACCcgccctgcctccttcctcacctGCTGGGCAGGGGGGGATCTCAGCTTCCGTGCACGCAGGTCCCCCTCGTGCTCAGAGCCAAATTCATCCAGAAAGTCATCCCGGTCACTGTCCTTCCACCGCTTTGCCAGCTGCAGACACAGAACTGTGCTGTCCCCACTGCTTTAAGGACCGCCCAGGACACAACCCCAGTGGTTGCCTTTAAGTACCATACCCGGTCTCCTGGTCTCAGGGAGGTTGAATGAACCCAGGCGAGAGGGCAGCCGCAGCACACTTGGTCATCAGAGGCCGGAAGGGGAAATGGGCCCCAAAGACACGCCCCACCCTCCATCAGCAGCCCCCACAGAAAGCCCGATGCCAGGGGTCCCGGAGGGCCCTGCcgggcacacacacacctggCTCTCGGGCCGGGCCACCAGCAGGGAAATGTTGGTGTTCTCCTCCTGGCTCAGAATGGCCACCGCCTCCTCCCGGTTCTGGACGTCCACACCATTGATCTGCAACAAGCCAAGGGACCATCACACAGAATGCCAGGGCTGGCTCTGGGGCAGGCCCTACCCTAGTGGAGCGTCCTGGGCTAGGAAAGGCTCTTGAGCTCTGACAGGATGGAAATGAAGTAGAAGGtgcccagggagaggaaggggtccTCGTGCCAGAGCAGCACAGACACTCGATGCCAGCAGATCTCCCAAGGCAGCCGGAccggagagagagaagacccagcccCGGTTTCAGGCACAGCAGGATGTCTAGCCATCGGGCGAGGCTCTTGGCAGGAGAGAGCTGGGACTGGCTAGGGCATCGGGGCCATGGTCAGGCCTGCCCGCACCGCCCGCACGCACCCACTCACCTGGATGATACGGTCCCCCTCGCGGATCCGGCCGTCTTTAGCTGCGATGCTATTGGGGTTCACCTGCAAGGCAGATGCATCATGGGGACCTGGCATCCTTCACTCGGGTTCCCTTTTGGGAGCAAGGGGCAGCCTCACCTTGGGGAGGGGGTTCTGAAGCCAAACTACAATCTCCTGGCTTGCTCCCTCTTCAGCTCAGACTGGAAGCTTCCAAGCTCCAGGAGGCAGGGACAAAACAGTGGGTCTTGGGCTAGTCACCTCTCCCCAGCACGAGCCAGCTAAAAgctccccaggcccaggcccaggcccccagTGGTCGTAGACTCTCGTGCATGGAAACCTGTTCTTTTCCACGTCAGAGGCCGGGCAAATGCAGGAAATGCAAATGCAGGAAGCCGAACACTTCCCCACACTTTGCCCCACCCACACCAGCTCTGGGGCTCAATGGGCAGGAAGGTATCCATGCAAAGGTTGACTTGACAAGAATGCGGGCGGCTGGATGCACCATGTCCACCAAGGACAGGTGGGGAAGAACCACCCTATGAGTTCCAGGGGGTGCTGGCTGCGGGCCATGGGAAGAAGAGCAAAGCCAGGCCCAGACCTCAGCCTCGCtcccagtcccagccccagctCGAGTCTCCCGGGGAGGATGGCGGAGGCTGAACACGTGCCCCATGATACTGAGCAGGCGCCGCCCCTGGCAGCCGGGGCATTGCGGGCTGCCTTAGAGCCCCGCACCGTATGGAAATGCCACAGGGATCGTGGTGGTGTGGGCACTCTTCATGTGGCTGCCGTGTCACCCGCCACCACGACGCCCCGCCCCACTGCCGGTGCCACGAGCAGCCTGGGGGTCCGGCGCCTGAGGAGGCGGCCTGGAGCCCCACCCCCTGCTAGAGGGCCCGCCCCCACGCCCTGCCGCCGTACCTCTCCAACATAGATGCCCAGGTCCTCCTCCTCGTCCGTGCGGTAGCACACCATCAGGCCGAGCTTGTCCCGGTGGCTGGTCTTATACAGCTCCACCTCCTGCCACAGCGGGCGCGggggaagcaaaggaagaaagcCCCCAAAACCGGTGAGCGCGGAGGCATGCTAGCGGGTGGCAGCCGCGCCCCAGCCCCAACCCCGGCAGCTCGCCACCGGAATCAAGTTTCCAGCCTCCAGCTTAGAGGGTCTCTCTTACCATCCCAAGTGGCGCACGTGTGCCGCGGTCTCCCCTGCCAGGAAATGCCCGAGACACACGCGAGACGCACGGGACACACAGATCACAGACATGCGTGGGACACAGACTCACTGACACAGACTGACTAAGGGACCTCGCCCACGCCCCTCCCCGACTCAGCCCGATTTGACCCGCCTTGGCCCGTGAGCCGGAGTAGGCAGCCGTGCGTCTTGGCCGCTGGGGACAAGGGGAGCCAGGCCTGAGCTGGGCTGCGGACAGCCGTCCCGGGGCCGGCTCCTGAAGCTGGCTCACCTCATACTCCAGCTCGTCCATGCGGTCTGCCTCCTGCGGGCCGCCCTCCATGAACTCCGCCGGGTCATAATACTCATGGCTGATGGGGGGGCTGCCCAGGAGAAGTGAGGTCAGGCCAGCCATCTGCTCCTCTAGTGCCCTAGCCCCAGCTCCTGGGCTGGCCGCTCCCACTGAGCTCAGCACGGAGCCCCTCGTTCTGAGCTACATGCATCCATGCAAAGACCAGGAACGCTTCCTGAACGGGAGTGTGCAGGGCTCTGCACTGAGGACAAGGGCCTGCCTCGCTCTCCCCCACTCCATCCCGCCCTGTCGCCCAGCCCAGCCGGCAGGGTACCCACTTCTCCAAATTGCAGgtgccacccaccccaccccggcaCTGGTCCCGCCCATGCAACGCCCCCAGGAGTTATCCAGGCCCCAGAGGACTGCTGGGGAGTAGGAGGACCCACTCTACCTCCAGGGGCAGCCCTCCTTGCCCCAAAGGCTAAGCGCGGCTGCCAGCGGCCAGGGGCCTCACTCTGCGGAGGAGGGCATCCCGGGACCCCCGCCCTGCAGCACGGGTTTAGATTAGCGGAATGAGCCACCCGGCCTGGATGAGACGCCCTTCTTCTGAAGGGGCCAGAAAGAAGCCGAAGAGATGGAGGAAGTTCAGAGCAGGGAAAGGATGGGACAGATAAGGATGTGAGAAGATTCAAGGAAGGATGcttgagaggcagaggcagaagacgATGGACGGCAGAGAAgacaggtggaggaggaggagcggagGCCCCCAACCTTCCAGGAGCAAGGTcccggggggggaggggagatacCAAAGGGAGCCCGTGTGTGAAGCCTCCCCGGTCCCTGCACCGGCTGCTGTCCAGCCTGAGGCCGCAGACGCCTACAGACTGCTGAGCCCTTGGACGTCCCAGTCGGCTCTGGAGGCCAagcagcctgcttcctgcccaagAGGGCAGGCCAGGCAGGGTCTCCCTGCCACGCCCAGAGCTGCGGCGACGTAGCCTCTGGGTGGCGTGCCCTCTCTGGAGGCAGGGCCCGGGGCCCTCCTGAGGGCGACTCACAGCTCAGATAGGACGTACGGCTCCAGGATGACCATGGGCGGGGTGGGCGGGCGCAGCTTGCCCAGCGCCATGATATGCTCAAAGGTGATGTCGGTCTGAGTGCCACTGTCCACCAGCTGCAGGTCATGGCACGAGCTGTCCCCCCGGAGGCGGGGGCTGCGTCTCAGCACCTGGATCACTAGAGGCTCCTTGGAGGAGCGGAGGGCCTCCAGGGTTTGCTCCTGAGACAGCTTGGAGAGCTCCTTCCCGTTCACCTGCGGCAGAGACACGCCCCCGTGAGAACCCGCCCACTGCTCGGCTCTCCATGGCCAAGTGCGCTCTCCACCCTCATGCCCCGGGGAGCCCCACATCTCAGCCCTACCCCTACATGGTGCTGCCTGGGCCTGAGGGAGCCCCCGGGACTCCACCCCCACCCTAGAACGTCATCCAGCAGGAGCCCCCCAGGCTTCGGTCCTCAGTGCTCTTGAggacctgcttctcctccaggcAGCACAGAGGCCAGAGCTAGCATCTAGGAGACCCGCAGCGAGGCCCCCTTGGCAACGACAGCACTTCTGTCGTGCTCATCTGACATTCAGGGCTGGAGGAAGACCTGGACTCCTCGCCCAGTGGAGTCAGTCCATAACTAGGTTCAGGCAGGAGGGTCAAAAAGAGCACGCAGACGTCAAGGACAGGATCTGTCCTCAAGCCAATGACAGAATCACTGAAGACAAAGGGTGACCCCCACAGAGCCCCCTCACACGCCAAGACAACCTAAGGGAGGTGCCAATCAAGTGATCCTCGTAAGACAACTGCCATTTCTTGGGCGCCCAATGTGTCTCCCCTAGATCCTGACCCCAACGCCCCATTGTGCCCTTGAGGAAACCGAAGTCCAGCAAAATGAAGGGAGTGAGTGAGTCAAGGTCACAAGCTGGGCTGCGGAGTGGCAGGAGCTAGGGAGAAGCCTCCGGGgaaggctccctgagcagggggcacctggccggcctcaggggaaggg
Coding sequences:
- the PDZD4 gene encoding PDZ domain-containing protein 4 isoform X1 translates to MGCNMCVVQKPEEQYKVMLQVNGKELSKLSQEQTLEALRSSKEPLVIQVLRRSPRLRGDSSCHDLQLVDSGTQTDITFEHIMALGKLRPPTPPMVILEPYVLSELPPISHEYYDPAEFMEGGPQEADRMDELEYEEVELYKTSHRDKLGLMVCYRTDEEEDLGIYVGEVNPNSIAAKDGRIREGDRIIQINGVDVQNREEAVAILSQEENTNISLLVARPESQLAKRWKDSDRDDFLDEFGSEHEGDLRARKLRSPPAQQLGHEEEKGVPDAGTGLSNSQELDSGVGRTDESTRTEESSEHDLLGDEPASAANTPGALRKSRDLHFSMDSLLAEGAGLGGGDVPGLTDEEYERYRELLEIKGHLENGNQPGLLFPRAAGGNSALDVNRNESLGHEMAMLEEELRHLEFKCRNILRAQKMQQLRERCMKAWLLEEESLYDLAAGEPKKHELSDISELPEKSDKDSTSAYNTGESCRSTPLLAEPSPESPLRRAAAGNSNLNRTPSGPVVSAHPKAPPLQGSPAKFRSLSRDPEVGRRQHAEERVRRSPKTGATLERVGPEGSPYLSRRHRGQGQEGEHYHSCVQLAPPRSLEELGQGPLSLAAGPRVGGAAVAPEAPRMEWKVKVRSDGTRYVAKRPVRDRLLKARALKIREERSGMTTDDDAVSEMKMGRYWSKEERKQHLIRAREQRKRREFMMQSRLECLREQQNGDSKAELNIIALSHRKTMKKRNKKILDNWITIQEMLAHGTRSADGKRVYNPLLSVTTV
- the PDZD4 gene encoding PDZ domain-containing protein 4 isoform X3 — its product is MGCNMCVVQKPEEQYKVMLQEVELYKTSHRDKLGLMVCYRTDEEEDLGIYVGEVNPNSIAAKDGRIREGDRIIQINGVDVQNREEAVAILSQEENTNISLLVARPESQLAKRWKDSDRDDFLDEFGSEHEGDLRARKLRSPPAQQLGHEEEKGVPDAGTGLSNSQELDSGVGRTDESTRTEESSEHDLLGDEPASAANTPGALRKSRDLHFSMDSLLAEGAGLGGGDVPGLTDEEYERYRELLEIKGHLENGNQPGLLFPRAAGGNSALDVNRNESLGHEMAMLEEELRHLEFKCRNILRAQKMQQLRERCMKAWLLEEESLYDLAAGEPKKHELSDISELPEKSDKDSTSAYNTGESCRSTPLLAEPSPESPLRRAAAGNSNLNRTPSGPVVSAHPKAPPLQGSPAKFRSLSRDPEVGRRQHAEERVRRSPKTGATLERVGPEGSPYLSRRHRGQGQEGEHYHSCVQLAPPRSLEELGQGPLSLAAGPRVGGAAVAPEAPRMEWKVKVRSDGTRYVAKRPVRDRLLKARALKIREERSGMTTDDDAVSEMKMGRYWSKEERKQHLIRAREQRKRREFMMQSRLECLREQQNGDSKAELNIIALSHRKTMKKRNKKILDNWITIQEMLAHGTRSADGKRVYNPLLSVTTV
- the PDZD4 gene encoding PDZ domain-containing protein 4 isoform X2; the encoded protein is MGCNMCVVQKPEEQYKVMLQVNGKELSKLSQEQTLEALRSSKEPLVIQVLRRSPRLRGDSSCHDLQLVDSGTQTDITFEHIMALGKLRPPTPPMVILEPPPISHEYYDPAEFMEGGPQEADRMDELEYEEVELYKTSHRDKLGLMVCYRTDEEEDLGIYVGEVNPNSIAAKDGRIREGDRIIQINGVDVQNREEAVAILSQEENTNISLLVARPESQLAKRWKDSDRDDFLDEFGSEHEGDLRARKLRSPPAQQLGHEEEKGVPDAGTGLSNSQELDSGVGRTDESTRTEESSEHDLLGDEPASAANTPGALRKSRDLHFSMDSLLAEGAGLGGGDVPGLTDEEYERYRELLEIKGHLENGNQPGLLFPRAAGGNSALDVNRNESLGHEMAMLEEELRHLEFKCRNILRAQKMQQLRERCMKAWLLEEESLYDLAAGEPKKHELSDISELPEKSDKDSTSAYNTGESCRSTPLLAEPSPESPLRRAAAGNSNLNRTPSGPVVSAHPKAPPLQGSPAKFRSLSRDPEVGRRQHAEERVRRSPKTGATLERVGPEGSPYLSRRHRGQGQEGEHYHSCVQLAPPRSLEELGQGPLSLAAGPRVGGAAVAPEAPRMEWKVKVRSDGTRYVAKRPVRDRLLKARALKIREERSGMTTDDDAVSEMKMGRYWSKEERKQHLIRAREQRKRREFMMQSRLECLREQQNGDSKAELNIIALSHRKTMKKRNKKILDNWITIQEMLAHGTRSADGKRVYNPLLSVTTV